The proteins below are encoded in one region of Streptomyces roseirectus:
- a CDS encoding acetylxylan esterase, with translation MALFDLPLEELRDYRSESAEPEGFDAFWSKTLQEAREHDLNARFEPVDAGLATVDVYDVTFAGYGGHPVKAWFCVPADATEPLPLVVEFVGYGGGRGLPHEHLLWASSGRAHLVMDTRGQGSAWGGGGGTPDPVGSAPAFPGFMTRGIEAPESYYYRRVFTDGVRAVEAARSHPLADASRTVVLGGSQGGGISIAVAGLVPDLAGAAPDVPFLCDFPRATTMTDRHPYREIGLFLKTHRGRTADVLRTLSYFDGVHFAARATAPALFSAALEDQVCPPSTVFAAFNAWTHDDKQIEVYDFNDHEGGGPYQEAAKLAWLRDRA, from the coding sequence ATGGCCCTGTTCGACCTGCCCCTCGAAGAACTCCGTGACTACCGCAGCGAGTCGGCGGAGCCGGAAGGCTTCGACGCGTTCTGGTCCAAGACCCTCCAGGAGGCCCGCGAGCACGACCTGAACGCCCGTTTCGAACCGGTCGACGCGGGACTCGCGACGGTCGACGTGTACGACGTGACGTTCGCGGGGTACGGCGGCCACCCGGTGAAGGCGTGGTTCTGCGTTCCGGCGGACGCCACCGAACCCCTGCCGCTGGTCGTGGAGTTCGTCGGCTACGGCGGCGGCCGGGGCCTGCCCCACGAACACCTGCTGTGGGCGTCGTCGGGCCGCGCCCACCTGGTCATGGACACCCGGGGCCAGGGCAGCGCCTGGGGCGGCGGCGGTGGCACGCCGGACCCGGTGGGCAGCGCCCCGGCGTTCCCCGGTTTCATGACGCGCGGCATCGAGGCGCCCGAGTCCTACTACTACCGCCGGGTGTTCACGGACGGCGTGCGCGCGGTGGAGGCGGCCCGCTCCCACCCCCTCGCCGACGCGTCCCGCACGGTCGTCCTCGGCGGCAGCCAGGGCGGCGGCATCAGCATCGCCGTCGCGGGCCTCGTCCCGGACCTCGCGGGTGCCGCCCCGGACGTCCCGTTCCTGTGCGACTTCCCGCGCGCCACGACGATGACGGACCGTCACCCGTACCGTGAGATCGGCCTGTTCCTCAAGACGCACCGGGGTCGCACGGCCGACGTCCTGCGCACCCTCTCCTACTTCGACGGCGTCCACTTCGCCGCCCGCGCCACCGCGCCCGCCCTGTTCTCGGCGGCCCTGGAGGACCAGGTCTGCCCGCCGTCGACGGTCTTCGCCGCGTTCAACGCGTGGACGCACGACGACAAGCAGATCGAGGTGTACGACTTCAACGACCATGAGGGCGGCGGCCCTTACCAGGAAGCGGCGAAGCTGGCCTGGCTGCGGGACCGCGCGTGA
- a CDS encoding response regulator transcription factor: MHVLLVEDDPEIAGPLARGLARYGHDVRWVATGQEALEAGGDPEMVLLDLGLPDMDGLDVCRRLRDRSEVSLIMISARGTETDKVVGLELGADDYVVKPFTVRELIARMRAVQRRRLAPPPVYPEPAAVRPGVVIGLPQAARCRDRYGRLSIDRLAHRTYLDEAEIPLSPKEFALLVYLADRLDTLVTREDIMASVWDSNWFGPTKTLDTHVYGLRHKLGDAVCIEAVRGVGFRLAVKSESPVRQPAS; encoded by the coding sequence ATGCACGTGCTTCTCGTCGAGGACGATCCGGAGATCGCCGGCCCCCTCGCCCGCGGACTGGCCCGCTACGGCCACGACGTGCGCTGGGTCGCCACCGGGCAGGAGGCGCTGGAGGCCGGGGGCGACCCGGAGATGGTCCTGCTCGACCTCGGCCTGCCCGACATGGACGGCCTCGACGTCTGCCGCCGCCTGCGCGACCGCAGCGAGGTCTCCCTGATCATGATCAGCGCGCGCGGCACGGAGACGGACAAGGTCGTCGGCCTCGAACTCGGGGCGGACGACTACGTCGTCAAGCCGTTCACGGTACGGGAGTTGATCGCCCGCATGCGCGCGGTGCAGCGGCGCAGGCTCGCCCCGCCGCCGGTGTACCCGGAGCCCGCCGCGGTGCGTCCCGGCGTGGTCATCGGCCTCCCGCAGGCCGCGCGCTGCCGCGACCGTTACGGCCGGCTGTCCATCGACCGGCTCGCCCACCGCACCTATCTCGACGAGGCCGAGATCCCGCTCAGCCCCAAGGAGTTCGCGCTCCTCGTCTACCTCGCCGACCGTCTGGACACGCTGGTGACCCGCGAGGACATCATGGCGTCGGTCTGGGACAGCAACTGGTTCGGCCCGACGAAGACGCTGGACACCCACGTGTACGGCCTGCGCCACAAACTCGGGGACGCGGTGTGCATCGAGGCGGTACGGGGCGTCGGTTTCCGCCTGGCGGTGAAATCCGAGAGCCCCGTACGACAACCGGCGTCATGA
- a CDS encoding sulfite oxidase-like oxidoreductase: protein MNVTRGFTGRPRVHHPGLPPGQYDAGDDWPVLSAEVTPDLAPADWTFRVDGLVAEPRTWTWEDAHALPGSEYRGDIHCVTSWSKFGVRFGGVPLDAFLAAVRPAATATHAVAYSHTGYTTNLPLADLTGGKAWIAFSYEGQPLAPEHGGPARLLVPHLYFWKSAKWVAGLRLLDHDEPGFWEQNGYHARGNPWEEQRYSGD, encoded by the coding sequence ATGAACGTCACCCGAGGCTTCACCGGGCGCCCGCGCGTCCACCATCCGGGGCTGCCGCCCGGCCAGTACGACGCGGGCGACGACTGGCCCGTGCTGTCCGCCGAGGTCACCCCCGACCTCGCGCCCGCCGACTGGACGTTCCGCGTCGACGGCCTGGTCGCCGAACCGCGCACCTGGACGTGGGAGGACGCCCACGCGCTGCCCGGCTCCGAGTACCGGGGCGACATCCACTGCGTGACGAGCTGGTCCAAGTTCGGGGTGCGGTTCGGCGGGGTCCCGCTGGACGCGTTCCTGGCGGCCGTCCGCCCGGCGGCGACCGCCACGCACGCGGTCGCCTACTCGCACACCGGGTACACGACGAACCTGCCGCTCGCGGACCTGACCGGCGGCAAGGCGTGGATCGCGTTCTCGTACGAGGGACAGCCGCTGGCGCCGGAGCACGGCGGTCCGGCGCGGCTGCTGGTGCCGCACCTGTACTTCTGGAAGAGCGCGAAGTGGGTCGCGGGGCTGCGGCTCCTCGACCACGACGAGCCGGGGTTCTGGGAGCAGAACGGGTACCACGCGCGGGGCAACCCGTGGGAGGAGCAGAGGTATTCCGGTGACTGA
- a CDS encoding Rv1733c family protein has translation MGARTRTRVRGWRWRRNPLRRPSDVVENWTALALAVLLLVAAPLTGALAGVWAQREGRAVAERLRAERHQVRAEVVGRVPDTPAAASGREQSYRVAVRWSTPDGQFRTTTAPVPAGTRSGDRVDVWLDARGRGVRPPPSGAMVWQQTLSVAFCAAGATAGVVVVGYVVFRRTALRHRLAEWERDWARTEPLWTRRRA, from the coding sequence ATGGGCGCTCGTACACGGACCCGGGTGCGCGGCTGGCGCTGGCGGCGCAACCCGCTGCGCCGTCCGTCGGACGTCGTCGAGAACTGGACGGCGCTGGCGCTGGCGGTGCTGCTGCTGGTGGCCGCGCCGCTCACGGGCGCGCTGGCGGGGGTGTGGGCGCAGCGCGAGGGGCGGGCCGTCGCCGAGCGGCTGCGCGCCGAGCGGCACCAGGTGCGCGCCGAGGTCGTCGGACGTGTCCCGGACACCCCGGCGGCGGCGAGCGGGCGCGAGCAGTCCTACCGGGTGGCCGTCCGCTGGAGCACGCCGGACGGGCAGTTCCGGACGACGACGGCGCCGGTCCCGGCGGGCACGCGCTCCGGCGACAGGGTCGACGTGTGGCTCGACGCGCGCGGGCGCGGGGTGCGTCCGCCGCCCAGCGGGGCCATGGTGTGGCAGCAGACCCTCTCGGTCGCCTTCTGCGCGGCAGGCGCCACGGCCGGGGTCGTGGTCGTCGGGTACGTCGTGTTCCGGCGCACGGCGCTCAGGCACCGGCTGGCGGAGTGGGAGCGGGACTGGGCGCGCACGGAGCCGCTGTGGACGCGGCGGCGGGCGTGA
- a CDS encoding serine hydrolase domain-containing protein, with amino-acid sequence MTQAHGHCEERFAGVRAAFEENFRERGELGAAVAVFVDGRPVADLWGGWADAARTRAWERDTVVNVWSTTKGVTALCAHLLADRGLLDLDTEVARYWPEFAANGKGGILVRHLLSHRSGLAGLREPLSTGELYDWEVTVSRLAAAGPLWEPGSASGYHALLFGHLVGEVVRRVTGLLPSAFLEQEVTGPLGIDFTIGLPEKDAGRAAEMVSPPALTSTQQAALLASLTPVALAALANPPVGAPAANSAAWRAAEIPGAGGHGTARAVAELYGLLAGRGGLLSAGAVERVRAGQGASRDLVLGAQLGRDTEMGLGVLLSGAHGSYGPNPRAFGHDGFGGSCGLADPEAGVSLGYVMNRMGPHIVDDPRKLALVEAVYAAL; translated from the coding sequence GTGACGCAGGCGCACGGCCACTGCGAGGAGCGGTTCGCCGGAGTGCGCGCGGCGTTCGAGGAGAACTTCCGGGAGCGGGGTGAACTCGGCGCCGCCGTCGCGGTGTTCGTGGACGGGCGGCCGGTGGCCGACCTGTGGGGCGGCTGGGCCGACGCGGCGCGCACGCGGGCCTGGGAGCGGGACACCGTCGTCAACGTCTGGTCCACGACCAAGGGTGTCACCGCCCTGTGCGCCCATCTCCTCGCCGATCGCGGGCTGCTCGACCTCGACACCGAAGTCGCCCGCTACTGGCCGGAGTTCGCCGCGAACGGCAAGGGCGGGATCCTCGTCCGCCATCTGCTGTCCCACCGCTCCGGGCTCGCCGGGCTGCGCGAACCGCTGTCCACCGGGGAGCTGTACGACTGGGAGGTGACCGTCTCGCGGCTCGCGGCGGCCGGGCCGCTGTGGGAGCCGGGCAGCGCGTCCGGGTATCACGCGCTGCTCTTCGGGCACCTGGTCGGCGAGGTGGTCCGGCGGGTCACCGGGCTGCTGCCGAGCGCCTTCCTGGAGCAGGAGGTCACCGGGCCGCTGGGCATCGACTTCACGATCGGGCTGCCCGAGAAGGACGCCGGGCGCGCCGCCGAAATGGTGTCGCCGCCCGCGCTGACGAGCACCCAACAGGCCGCGCTGCTGGCCTCGTTGACGCCGGTCGCCCTCGCCGCGCTCGCCAATCCGCCGGTCGGCGCGCCCGCCGCGAACTCGGCCGCCTGGCGGGCCGCCGAGATCCCCGGGGCCGGCGGGCACGGTACGGCGCGGGCCGTCGCCGAGCTGTACGGGCTGCTCGCCGGCCGGGGCGGGCTGCTGTCCGCCGGTGCCGTCGAGCGGGTCCGTGCGGGGCAGGGTGCCTCCCGTGACCTGGTCCTCGGGGCGCAGCTCGGGCGGGACACGGAGATGGGGCTCGGGGTGCTGCTGAGCGGGGCGCACGGCTCGTACGGGCCGAATCCGCGCGCGTTCGGGCACGACGGGTTCGGCGGGTCCTGCGGGCTCGCGGACCCGGAGGCAGGGGTGTCCCTGGGGTACGTCATGAACCGCATGGGCCCGCACATCGTCGACGACCCGCGCAAGCTGGCGCTCGTGGAGGCCGTCTACGCCGCCTTGTGA
- a CDS encoding class I SAM-dependent DNA methyltransferase, with translation MFNAEGPSLRELAVQALSSVERGYDLLAPKFDHTPFRTPDAVLDATAEVLKGLGPFGDGLDLCCGTGAGLGVLGGVCERVTGVDFSAGMLERAAGQGARLVRADARALPFVGEFDLVVSFGAFGHFLPRELPGLFRQVHTALRPGGTFAFPVGAPPKASTPAYWALLGFDGVMRVRNAVWRPPFVMYYRTFRLGDVRRELTGAGFRVGLRALPEFGTRDDGSPRARLVVAHKAA, from the coding sequence GTGTTCAACGCCGAAGGCCCCAGTCTCCGTGAGCTCGCCGTGCAGGCGCTGTCGTCCGTCGAGCGGGGATACGACCTGCTCGCGCCGAAGTTCGACCACACGCCGTTCAGGACGCCGGACGCTGTGCTGGACGCCACCGCCGAAGTACTAAAGGGGCTGGGCCCGTTCGGGGACGGGCTTGATCTGTGTTGTGGGACGGGGGCCGGGCTGGGGGTGCTCGGCGGGGTGTGCGAGAGGGTGACCGGGGTGGACTTCAGTGCGGGGATGCTGGAGAGGGCGGCGGGGCAGGGGGCGCGGTTGGTGAGGGCGGACGCGCGGGCGTTGCCGTTCGTCGGGGAGTTCGATCTGGTCGTGAGTTTCGGGGCGTTCGGGCATTTTCTGCCGCGTGAGCTGCCCGGGTTGTTCCGGCAGGTGCACACCGCGCTGCGCCCCGGAGGGACGTTCGCGTTCCCCGTCGGCGCCCCGCCGAAGGCGTCGACGCCCGCCTACTGGGCGCTGCTCGGCTTCGACGGGGTCATGCGGGTGCGCAACGCGGTGTGGCGGCCGCCGTTCGTGATGTACTACCGCACCTTCCGACTCGGCGACGTACGACGGGAGTTGACCGGCGCCGGGTTCCGGGTCGGGCTGCGGGCGCTGCCGGAGTTCGGAACCCGGGACGACGGCAGCCCGAGGGCACGGCTGGTCGTGGCTCACAAGGCGGCGTAG
- a CDS encoding alpha/beta hydrolase produces the protein MTTQRPHSGRTRTLRALAVGALGTALLGGLTTGTPAAAAPQPAAAQQRITWKACKAPDGTKGFECATLKVPVDWKKPKGPTIPIALNRHKATDPARRIGPLLVNPGGPGGSGVDFVFGARSTFSPALLARFDIVGFDPRGVGRSHPVTCDWDLIAKQDPLLYPQSARDFAALRAVTGALGKNCHARTGPLFGHMATSNVVQDMDAIRAALGVAKISYYGVSYGTAIGQQYGARYPGRVRALALDSNMDHSLGRAGFQRTEAVALEESYGQFADWCARTPGCALHGRDARALFDSLYRRAEAGELELPGGIQLKPRDVQLAIFGFLYDPASWYDLADLLSDIDDPSADDARRLSRFGEPTPYPISAVMCQDYDFRLPSYAALTAQERDLARVAPVTRSNPLAWTVMTGCQNWPAKVTNPPRPLKVDGTPPILLTNSRYDPATPHAWGANAAQQIGREAVLLTYDGVGHGDYWLSPCARQAIDTYLLTLKTPRPGTHCPAVWPTGPGTQRQSADGLVNPLPELIGSRY, from the coding sequence ATGACGACACAGCGACCACACAGCGGACGGACAAGAACCTTACGCGCGCTGGCAGTTGGCGCCCTCGGCACCGCACTCCTCGGCGGGTTGACGACCGGCACCCCGGCCGCCGCCGCACCCCAGCCGGCCGCCGCGCAGCAGCGAATAACCTGGAAGGCGTGCAAGGCCCCCGACGGCACCAAAGGGTTCGAGTGCGCGACCCTCAAGGTGCCGGTCGACTGGAAGAAACCCAAGGGCCCCACCATCCCCATCGCCCTCAACCGGCACAAGGCCACCGACCCGGCCCGCAGGATCGGCCCCCTCCTCGTCAACCCCGGCGGACCCGGCGGCTCCGGCGTCGACTTCGTCTTCGGCGCCCGCTCCACGTTCTCGCCCGCGCTCCTCGCCCGCTTCGACATCGTCGGCTTCGACCCGCGCGGCGTCGGCCGCAGCCACCCCGTGACCTGCGACTGGGACCTCATCGCCAAGCAGGACCCGCTCCTGTACCCGCAAAGCGCACGGGACTTCGCCGCCCTGCGCGCCGTCACCGGCGCCCTCGGCAAGAACTGCCACGCCCGCACCGGCCCCCTCTTCGGCCACATGGCCACCAGCAACGTCGTCCAGGACATGGACGCCATCCGCGCGGCCCTCGGCGTGGCGAAGATCAGCTACTACGGCGTCTCCTACGGCACGGCCATCGGCCAGCAGTACGGCGCCCGTTACCCCGGCCGGGTCCGCGCCCTCGCGCTCGACTCCAACATGGACCACAGCCTCGGCCGCGCGGGGTTCCAGCGGACCGAGGCCGTCGCGCTGGAGGAGTCCTACGGCCAGTTCGCCGACTGGTGCGCGCGCACGCCCGGCTGCGCCCTGCACGGCCGTGACGCCCGCGCCTTGTTCGACTCGCTGTACCGGCGCGCCGAGGCCGGTGAGCTGGAACTGCCGGGCGGCATCCAACTCAAGCCCCGAGACGTCCAGTTGGCGATCTTCGGGTTCCTCTACGACCCCGCCTCCTGGTACGACCTCGCCGACCTCCTCAGCGACATCGACGACCCGAGCGCCGACGACGCCCGGCGCCTGAGCCGCTTCGGGGAGCCGACGCCGTACCCGATCTCAGCGGTCATGTGCCAGGACTACGACTTCCGCCTCCCCTCCTACGCCGCGCTCACCGCGCAGGAACGGGACCTCGCACGCGTCGCCCCCGTCACCCGCTCCAACCCGCTCGCCTGGACGGTGATGACCGGCTGCCAGAACTGGCCCGCGAAGGTCACCAACCCGCCGCGCCCGCTCAAGGTCGACGGCACCCCGCCGATCCTGCTCACCAACAGCCGCTACGACCCCGCCACACCGCACGCCTGGGGCGCGAACGCGGCCCAGCAGATCGGGCGCGAGGCCGTGCTCCTCACGTACGACGGAGTCGGGCACGGCGACTACTGGCTCAGCCCCTGCGCCCGCCAGGCCATCGACACCTACCTGCTGACCCTCAAGACCCCGCGCCCCGGGACGCACTGCCCGGCCGTCTGGCCCACCGGACCCGGCACGCAGCGGCAGTCGGCGGACGGACTCGTCAACCCGCTGCCGGAGCTGATCGGTTCGCGTTACTGA
- a CDS encoding TetR/AcrR family transcriptional regulator: MADRRSRITPLRASQVYEAVLGLLREVGYDALTMEAVAARSRAGKATLYRQWGGKPQLVIAALRHRRPLRTEAIDTGTLRGDLHALVEQAGEDKLVHDARLHLGVGGAILDNTELRRSLRESVLEPVLADMAAMLRRAVRRGEVRADCPALDLVPRTLCSLIIARLLLSDEPMDVAEARRHLDGLLLPALGIHPLALAAP, from the coding sequence ATGGCAGACCGTCGCAGCCGGATCACTCCCCTGCGCGCGTCCCAGGTCTACGAAGCCGTCCTCGGCCTGCTGCGCGAGGTCGGGTACGACGCGCTGACCATGGAGGCGGTGGCCGCCCGCAGCCGCGCCGGGAAGGCGACCCTGTACCGGCAGTGGGGCGGCAAGCCCCAGCTGGTCATCGCCGCCCTGCGCCACCGGCGTCCGCTGCGCACCGAGGCCATCGACACCGGCACGCTCCGCGGCGACCTGCACGCGCTCGTCGAGCAGGCCGGCGAGGACAAGCTCGTCCACGACGCCCGGCTGCACCTCGGGGTGGGCGGCGCGATCCTCGACAACACCGAACTGCGCCGTTCCCTGCGGGAGTCGGTCCTCGAACCGGTCCTCGCCGACATGGCCGCGATGCTCCGCCGGGCCGTGCGGCGCGGCGAGGTCCGCGCGGACTGCCCGGCGCTCGACCTCGTCCCGCGCACCCTGTGCAGCCTGATCATCGCGCGCCTCCTGCTGAGCGACGAGCCCATGGACGTCGCCGAGGCGCGCCGCCACCTCGACGGCCTGCTGCTCCCGGCGCTCGGCATCCACCCCCTCGCCTTAGCCGCCCCCTAG
- a CDS encoding kinase, translating into MTARTGTPDTRLVIIRGNSASGKSSVAAGVRERFGRGVALVGQDNLRRVVLRERDRPGAANVGLIDTVARYALDSGFHVVVEGILYAAHYGDMLARLIADHRGTTRCYYLDVPFEETLARHATKPEMPGVGEAELREWYRARDLLAGGVECVVPASSGLGETVQRVMRESGLDGVGEYEGPAGG; encoded by the coding sequence ATGACCGCACGCACCGGCACTCCTGACACCCGCCTCGTGATCATCCGGGGCAACTCGGCCTCCGGCAAGTCCTCGGTCGCCGCCGGCGTGCGGGAGCGCTTCGGGCGGGGTGTCGCGCTCGTCGGCCAGGACAACCTGCGCCGGGTGGTCCTGCGCGAGCGCGACCGGCCGGGCGCGGCGAACGTCGGCCTCATCGACACCGTCGCCCGGTACGCCCTCGACTCCGGCTTCCACGTCGTCGTCGAGGGCATCCTGTACGCCGCGCACTACGGCGACATGCTCGCCCGGCTGATCGCGGATCACCGGGGGACGACGCGCTGCTACTACCTCGACGTGCCCTTCGAGGAGACGCTCGCGCGGCACGCGACCAAGCCCGAGATGCCGGGCGTCGGCGAGGCCGAGCTGCGCGAGTGGTACCGGGCGCGGGATCTGCTCGCGGGTGGTGTCGAGTGCGTTGTGCCGGCGTCGAGCGGGCTCGGGGAGACGGTGCAGCGCGTCATGCGGGAGAGCGGGCTGGACGGGGTCGGGGAATATGAGGGGCCCGCTGGGGGTTGA
- a CDS encoding nucleoside/nucleotide kinase family protein, which translates to MTYDDLLRRAAALARPGHRAILGIAGSPGAGKTTLARRLVRDLGDIAAHVPMDGFHLADAELDRLGLRDRKGAPETFDAGGYAALLRRLRDERGEVVYAPGFERVLEQPIAGAVPVPPGARLVVTEGNYLLLDTGSWVRVRGELDEVWFCAPDEEDRVRRLVARHEEFGKSHEAAVAWVLRSDQRNAELVAGTRERADLVLTAAQLPEP; encoded by the coding sequence ATGACCTACGACGATCTCCTGCGCAGGGCCGCCGCCCTCGCCCGCCCCGGACACCGTGCGATCCTCGGCATCGCCGGGAGTCCGGGCGCGGGCAAGACGACCCTCGCGCGGCGCCTGGTGCGCGACCTCGGTGACATCGCCGCGCACGTCCCGATGGACGGGTTCCACCTCGCGGACGCAGAACTCGACCGGCTCGGGCTGCGGGACCGGAAGGGCGCGCCGGAGACGTTCGACGCGGGCGGGTACGCGGCGCTGCTGCGGCGGCTGCGGGACGAGCGGGGAGAGGTGGTGTACGCGCCGGGGTTCGAACGCGTCCTGGAGCAGCCGATCGCCGGTGCTGTTCCCGTGCCGCCCGGCGCCCGGTTGGTCGTCACGGAGGGCAACTACCTTCTGCTGGACACCGGTTCATGGGTACGGGTCCGTGGTGAGCTGGACGAGGTGTGGTTCTGCGCGCCGGACGAGGAGGACCGGGTGCGCCGGCTCGTCGCACGGCACGAGGAGTTCGGGAAGTCCCACGAGGCCGCCGTCGCCTGGGTGTTGAGGAGTGATCAGCGCAACGCCGAGCTGGTGGCGGGGACGCGGGAGCGGGCGGACCTGGTGCTGACGGCCGCCCAACTCCCCGAGCCGTAA
- a CDS encoding GNAT family N-acetyltransferase — MSHVLDNPPLHSLTGPHARFAERRGRVLRYQADVSPWLALPDDPGPDDWADLAALAGSGQGVPLSGYAGEVPDGWDITFHIEGVQLVDDGLETAPDGEAVVLGAADVPDMLDLVERTRPGPFLPRTIEMGTYLGIRREGALVAMAGERLRPPGYTEISAVCTDPEFRGQGLASRLILAVAHGIRERGDIPFLHTGAANANAIRLYESLGFRLRRHTAFLAARAPEPFYTV, encoded by the coding sequence ATGAGCCACGTCCTGGACAATCCGCCGCTGCATTCCCTGACCGGACCGCACGCGCGTTTCGCCGAGCGGCGAGGAAGAGTCCTGCGCTATCAGGCCGACGTCTCTCCCTGGCTCGCCCTGCCCGACGATCCCGGCCCCGACGACTGGGCCGACCTCGCCGCGCTCGCCGGGAGCGGGCAGGGGGTCCCGCTGTCCGGATACGCGGGCGAGGTGCCGGACGGCTGGGACATCACCTTCCACATCGAGGGCGTGCAACTGGTGGACGACGGGCTGGAGACCGCGCCCGACGGCGAGGCCGTGGTCCTCGGCGCCGCCGACGTCCCGGACATGCTCGACCTGGTCGAACGCACCCGGCCAGGCCCGTTCCTGCCGCGCACCATAGAGATGGGGACGTACCTCGGGATCCGGCGGGAGGGGGCGCTGGTCGCGATGGCGGGGGAGCGGCTGCGCCCGCCGGGGTACACGGAGATCAGCGCGGTGTGCACGGATCCGGAATTCCGGGGACAGGGACTCGCCTCCCGGCTGATCCTCGCGGTCGCCCACGGAATCCGGGAGCGCGGGGACATTCCCTTTCTGCACACCGGGGCGGCCAATGCGAACGCGATCCGGCTCTACGAATCCCTCGGTTTCCGGTTGCGGCGGCACACGGCCTTTCTCGCCGCGCGGGCACCGGAGCCGTTTTACACCGTATAG
- a CDS encoding ferredoxin reductase — translation MTETFAPETRFAVPGRIAVSQRAAAVWQTATLTEIRRETPYAATFRFAVPAWTGHLPGQHLMLRLTAGDGYTAQRHYSLASAPDASGHIELTLDHVEDGEVSGWFHTEARPGDRVEVRGPLSGFFAWPGDRPALLIGAGSGVVPLMSMVRHHRAHRLDVPLRLLVSARSPETLIYAREYGPETTPVFTRSAPEGVPVGRLDARHLAPVFAESGDWEAYVCGSNAFAEHASRLLVAAGQPVDRIRIERYG, via the coding sequence GTGACTGAGACGTTCGCTCCCGAGACCCGGTTCGCGGTGCCCGGCCGGATCGCCGTGTCCCAGCGCGCGGCGGCCGTCTGGCAGACGGCGACGCTGACCGAGATCCGCCGCGAGACCCCCTACGCGGCGACGTTCCGCTTCGCGGTGCCCGCCTGGACGGGCCACCTGCCCGGCCAGCACCTCATGCTCCGCCTGACCGCCGGCGACGGCTACACCGCGCAGCGCCACTACTCGCTGGCGTCGGCGCCCGACGCGTCCGGCCACATCGAGCTGACCCTCGACCACGTCGAGGACGGCGAGGTGTCCGGCTGGTTCCACACCGAGGCGCGCCCCGGCGACCGGGTCGAGGTGCGCGGCCCCCTCTCCGGCTTCTTCGCCTGGCCCGGCGACCGCCCGGCACTGCTGATCGGCGCGGGCTCCGGCGTCGTCCCCCTGATGTCGATGGTCCGCCACCACCGGGCGCACCGGCTCGACGTCCCGCTCAGGCTCCTGGTCTCCGCGCGCAGTCCCGAGACGCTGATCTACGCGCGGGAGTACGGGCCGGAGACGACGCCCGTGTTCACGCGGAGCGCCCCCGAGGGGGTGCCGGTGGGCCGGCTCGACGCGCGGCACCTGGCGCCGGTGTTCGCCGAGTCCGGTGACTGGGAGGCGTACGTGTGCGGGTCGAACGCGTTCGCCGAGCACGCGTCGCGGCTGCTGGTGGCGGCGGGGCAGCCGGTGGACCGGATCAGGATCGAGCGGTACGGCTGA
- a CDS encoding NADP-dependent oxidoreductase, producing the protein MSKAYVFTRHGGPETQALIDTDRPDPGPGELLIAVRAAGVNPVDWKLREGLRRPGDTGERVFPAVLGSEAAGVVVAVGEGVSGFAVGDEVFGSTLAGGYAEYTLLPVTIAAHKPAALSFADAATLPVAAATAYDGLRQLALPEGATLLVTGAGGGVGVAAVQIARAWGLKAVGVASEAKREFLESLGAVHVASGDDWADRVPGAVDAVYDLVGGDVLTRAAGLVSGPGKLITAGAAEETVAALGGTRVVRARNAAVLEAVAQLVVQGDLDPFVTARYSLEDAGKALRAVEEGHARGKVVIEIGEQE; encoded by the coding sequence ATGTCCAAGGCATACGTCTTCACCCGCCACGGGGGCCCGGAGACCCAGGCCCTCATCGACACCGACCGCCCGGACCCCGGCCCCGGCGAGCTGCTGATCGCCGTCCGCGCGGCCGGTGTGAACCCCGTCGACTGGAAACTCCGCGAGGGCCTGCGGCGCCCCGGCGACACCGGCGAGCGCGTCTTTCCGGCGGTCCTCGGCAGCGAGGCGGCCGGGGTGGTCGTCGCGGTCGGCGAGGGCGTGAGCGGGTTCGCCGTCGGCGACGAGGTCTTCGGGTCGACCCTCGCCGGCGGGTACGCCGAGTACACGCTGCTGCCCGTCACGATCGCCGCGCACAAGCCCGCGGCGCTGTCCTTCGCCGACGCCGCGACCCTGCCCGTCGCCGCCGCGACCGCCTACGACGGCCTGCGCCAGCTCGCCCTGCCCGAGGGCGCGACGCTGCTGGTCACCGGCGCGGGCGGCGGGGTCGGCGTGGCCGCCGTCCAGATCGCGCGGGCGTGGGGCCTGAAGGCCGTCGGCGTCGCGAGCGAGGCGAAGCGGGAGTTCCTGGAGTCGCTGGGGGCCGTGCACGTGGCGTCCGGCGACGACTGGGCGGACCGGGTACCCGGGGCCGTCGACGCCGTGTACGACCTCGTCGGCGGCGACGTCCTGACGCGGGCGGCCGGGCTGGTGAGCGGGCCCGGGAAGCTGATCACCGCCGGGGCCGCCGAGGAGACCGTCGCCGCGCTCGGCGGGACGCGGGTCGTGCGGGCGCGGAACGCGGCCGTGCTGGAGGCCGTCGCGCAATTGGTCGTCCAGGGGGATCTGGACCCGTTCGTCACCGCCCGCTATTCCCTCGAAGACGCCGGAAAGGCATTGCGGGCCGTCGAGGAAGGGCACGCCCGGGGGAAAGTCGTGATCGAGATCGGGGAACAGGAATGA